The genomic window CGCATTGAGCAGCACGCTCAGCGATGAATAGCCAATGCCGAAGTCGTCAATGTCTATCTTGAAGCCGTATTCACGCAGCTTGCTCATGTATCTTATCATGATGTTCACGTCTTCGACAAAGGCGCTCTCAGTTATCTCGACCTCGATAAGGCTCTTGTCAACGCCGTATTTGTCGGCAAGGTCGTTTACCCTGTTTACGAAATTCTCCTTGCTCGAATGTACCCGTGAGAAGTTGACGCTTATCGGAACAAGCCTCCTGCCCTCGTTTTTCCACTTGACATATGCTTTGAGCACCTGCTCGTACATATAGAAATCGAACTCGATTATAAGCCCGACCCTTTCAAGCACGGGTATGAACTCATACGGCATCTTGTAGCTGCCGTCTTGGTTTCTCCAGCGTGCCAGAGCCTCGGCACCGATTATCTGCCTTGTCACAAGGTCAAATTTCGGCTGTAGGAAAAGCTCTATCATGCCCTGATCCATAGCGTTCTTTACCTCGCTCGCTATCGACTGGTCACGCAGACGTTCCTTTCTCATACGCTCGCTGTATATTCCGCAAAGCACATCGTCCGAGCCCTTGACACTTCGCCTTGCAAGGTTTGCATTGTCCATTGCTATGGTTATGTCTATGCTCTTGTCGGTGATGAAATACATTCCGCTTGAAATGTTTATGTCGCTTGCCGGGTAGTGTATCTTCTGGAGCTCGGCAAACGCCTGGTTTCGGGCATTTATCTCTTTTATCAGCTTGTCTCTCGACTCAGCAACATAAAGCCCTGTATAAAAGTCTGAGTAGATACGGCAGGCAAATACCGTTGCCTCGCTGCCGGTTATCACGTTTGCAAAGTCGTTGAGCATACTGTTTCCGGCGTCGTATCCGAAGTTCTCGTTGACATAGGAAAAGTCGTTTATATCCGAGTAAACTATCGCATAGCAGCGCTTGTCGTTTATGTTTTCGATATATTTCTGCGCCTTCTCCTTGAAGGTGTGCCTGTTGTAAAGGCCGGTTATGTAGTCACGCTCGGTGAGCCTCTCGATGAGCTTTTTATCAGAGTCGATGCGGCGCTTGAGCATCTGCTCTGTCTCGATAGATGATATACGGCCGTACACATTGGTGATCTTGCCGTCTTTATCTGCGACGGTGGTGTAGCTCATCTTATACCATGTGTAGTCATCATCGAACGCTATCGTTCTGTATTCGACAGAGCCTGACATGAGCGTCGTTCTTGCCTGCTCTATCTTCTGCTCGATTTCGGGGATATCCTCCTCCTTCAAAAAGCGCGAGAATTTCTTTTGTGAAAAGAAGTTTTCCACCACATTGTCATATCTGCTGATATAGTTGTCGTTGTTCGGCAGATAGAATGTGTCGTGTATTATGTCATAGTCGTAGTATATATCGTTGGTGGACTGAGCGATTATCTCAAAACGCCTGTTCTGGCGCTTTATCTCCTCCTCCTGCTCCTTCGACTTTGTGATGTCTGTCATTATAACGAAGAAATACTGCTTGTTGTCCTTCTGTGTAAAGGGCTTCATTCTTGCGTCGAACCAGCGCTTTACGCCGTCAGGGCAGGGAACACAGAATTCCCCCGAAACTGTCTTGTTCTCAGACACGCATTCATCCATTTTGCCGAACATTCCCTTGTATGCGTCCTTTGAGAAGCTGTTGCCCAGTATCTTGTTGTACTCGTCCACGTCCTTGTATCCGAGCTTCTTGTAGTAGTTGTCTGATGCCTTGAATACCTTTACGGTCTCTCCGTCTGATTCGTATATGGCAACAGCCCCCGGTATACCGGAGATAATAGTATCAAACACCTTGAGCGAGGTTATCTCATATATATCAAGATTTCTGATAAGCGCACCCTTCGGCTTGTTGACATAGAGGATAGCTTTTCTGCTTTCACCCTCTCTGTTTACACATACAAAATCAGTCACAGCAACACTCTCGCCGTTTTTGGGGCTCATGTAATGCTCAAAGCACATGACATCGCTTCCGCTGTTTCCCTGAGCCGCAAGAGCCTTGACAGCCGCTGCTGTATCGCTGTCGCACAAAGCATCAACAGGCAGACCGCCCTCGATCTCCTCAGATGAATACCCCGAAAGGGCGCAAAAACCCTCGTCGCACTTGATAGTCCTGAAATTTTCAAGGTCTATATGAAGCACGCCGTATTCAATACTGTACAGGCTTTCTGTTCTTTTCTCTGCTTCCATATCTTGCACCGCCAAATCCTTTTATTGCTGCAAACGGGTACAAATACCCAAATATATTATACCACATTAAATAATTATTGGCAATGTAATAGATTAATTTTCGTCATTTTGGATAGTGGTATTGTGTAAAATTCACAAAAAAGCAAAAAAGTCAAATGTTCAATGATTTATCTTATCTCAGCAGACTTTTTGACGGTTTTTTTAAGGATAATAAGCAGTGCCGCCATAACTGCCGACGCCACAGGCAGCACGAATATCGCTTTGCCGTAGCCGACACCCTCGACCAGCGAGCCGAAAAATGCGTTGAAGCCTATGTCAAAAAGCGTTGCTATGCTGAGAATGAAGCCTGTTGCAGTGCCGGCGCAGGAGGGGTCAAAAAAGCTGCCGATGAGCATTACGAGCAGCGGATATAGCACCGAGTAAGCCGCACCCGATATGCCGAGCAGAATAAGCCCCTGCCTGCCGAGAATGATGCCTGCCGTGTAGAGCACAGCGCCGACTGACGATGTGATGATAAGGCAGCGGAAAATGCCTATCTTCTCGATAAAGGGGGCAAGTATCAGCCTGCCGACGGTCATGCAGCCGTAGAACATCGAAAGATACATAGCCGATTTGCTGACCGTTAGCCCAAGATGCTCGCCGCCGTAAGAGGTAAGCCAGTTCTGCAAGCCGTGCTCGGATATGAAATACCCGCCGCATATGAGTATGAGCAGCACGCTCTGAGGTGTTTTGAGTATCGCTGCAGGGTCGGGCTTTTGCTGCTTTTGCTCGGGGTCGGGGAGCTTAAGGGTCATAAGCAGTGCAAAGCTGATAACTGCAAGAGCGACTATGATAGCATTAGCGCCGTGCCAGCCCTTTAAGCTGTCAGCGAACCGACCGCCGATATTCTGCGAAGCCGTGATGCCGATGCCCTGAAGGAAGTTGAATATGCTCACATACATAGCAGGGGAAGCAAACATCAGCGGTGTTACGACATTGACAGAGGTGGATATCATAGTTGAGCCGCCCATTGAGAATATCATGCAGACAAGCAGCACATAGTAATTCTCGGTGAGCACATACATAGTCAGCGCCGCAGTCCATATACACAGCACGCCGCCGATAAAGCGCTTTCTCGGCATTCTGTCAGAGAGCGTGCCGCCGACTGAGAGGAAAAGCAGGTTGCCTATGTAGCTTATCATGATTATGCGCCCTGCCTGCGGCTCGGAAAGCGAGAAGCTGCTGCGAAACTGCGGCAAAAACACCCCTCGCAGAGCGTCCGACCCGGCTGTTATCAGCATTACAAGACAGCAAAACAAAATTGCAGTCAGCTTTTTGCTATTTTTTCGAGTATTATTGATATTTTCCATTATATCACCATATTAAAAAAGCTCTTTCACACAAATACCGAGCTGTTGCGAATTTCGCAACAACCCGGTACTGGATACATTGTTCTGTTTCTAAGGCAACACCGCACAAAGACCGCCTGAAGGCTTTGTACGCAACTTACTTGCATCTTTTCCGTCATATTACACATTTTTTCCTTGAAATACGGTAGTATTCCTTCGGAAAATCTGTGCAATCTGACGAAAAAGCTGACTGCGCAATTTGCGCACAATCTTCGTGCGGTGTTGCCTTAAAGAAATTACTTAAGGATAACTCTGCCGTCGAGAACGTAAGCTACATTTTCCTCAGCATCGTCATCGTCGTCATCTTCATCGTCTTCATCTTCGTCATCGTCTTCATCGTCGTCAGACTTTGAGGACTTGCTGCTGCTGCTTTCATCATCATCGTCCTTCGAGCCGAATATCTTGTCGGGGAAAAGCACGAATATATCCACAGCGATAACTGCAAGAATAAGTATTATAAGGATTATCGGGGCTACCATGCTGCCCTTCTTCTCAGCACCCTGTATCGGCACACCGTTAGGTATGGGGTTCTGGTCATATGCTGCCTGGGGAACGGGGTTGGGGTTGAACGCAGGCTGCTGTATCGGAGGCTCTGTGAATGCAGGCTTAGGCTGCTCAAACACAGGCTGAGTCTGCTCTATTACAGGCTCGGGAGCAGGCATCGGAACAGGTGCCGGTGCAGGAGCCGGTGCTGCTGCAACTCTTGTGCCGCAGCCGTTGCAGAATTTAGCAGTAGGTGAGAGCTCTTTTCCGCAGCTCGGGCAGAAAACAGGTGCTGCCGCAGCAGGAGCTTCTTCTACCTTAGCGCCGCAGCCGCCGCAGAATTTTGTTCCGTCCTGGAGCTCTGCGCCGCAGTTTTTACAAATAATAGCCATAACTATCTGTCCTTTCTTAAACTATTAGTCACTTTCATTTTTGCCTGATGCAGTTCTGACTATCTCAGAGAAAATGCCCTCTTCCGAGATAAAGTCGAAATCGTCCAGCACGCTGCCGTAGATATACCATGTGTTGTTGACTCTTACAACGATCAGCTCCTTGGTGTCTGAGCGTTTGAGGTTTTTCTGATACAGCTTGAAGTGAACTTCCAGCCTTTCGGCCTTGGTTATCTTTATCCTGCGTGAGAAGTTCTTCACATAGTCCTTTTCAAGCGCCTCTATCTCCTTGCTGTCAAGCTCCTTATGGCTCACTATTGATACGGTGAGCTTCTGGCCGCTTGAAGATTCGGGGTAAAGAAGCTGGATAAAATCCTCATTATAATCCTTCCGGCTTTGAAATTCCTGTTTTGCTGCCGCCGTGAAGCAATCAAGATATCCTCTTTCGTCATATGCCTGCATGGTCTGTGCAAGTGTTCTTACGGGCTGCTCATAGTTTACCGACTGCTCTTTTTCCTTGCCGCAGCCCGACAGCATCATCACAAGTGCCAATGCAGCCGATAAGCAGATCGCTCTGTTTTGCTTTTTCATAATACTCTTGTTATTCAAAAACAGACGGGAATCACACCCGTCCGTTTTATCCTTTTAAACTATTTGGTCTTTAAGATCAGATCTCAGTGTCAACTATGCACCACTGACCGTCTACCTTAGCGCAAGTAAATGTGAGAGTCTTTGTATCCTCATCATCATCGCCCTTGATCTTAGCCTTGATCTTAACTTCGTAAGCAGCTGTTACGCTTACGCCCTTAGCATCGTATCTGTCCTTAAGGTCGTCCTCGATATCGTCGACCTTCTTGTCAGAGAGCTTCTTTTCCTTCTTGATGTCATAAGTGATCTTAGCACCGTCGCCGTAATCGTCTTCAAGAGAATCCTGCATATCCTCTGCGAGATCGCTGAAGTAATCATCAGCATCGAAATCATCATCGTTATCCTCAAGATACTCGATCCTGCACTCAGGAACAGTCTTCTTGTAAAGATCACCGTCGCCCTTTGTGATAGCCTTGAAGTAGTTGTCGATAGCGCCCTTGTAGGGGTGAGCGAAGATGAGGTTGAAAAGAACGATTATAACTATTATAGCCACGATAACAATACCGCCGAGAACTATAAGAGTAGTCTTGTTGGGGTTAGTCTTAAGGTTCTTGATGTTCTCCATCGAAAGGGATTCCTTAGCCTTGTTGAAGCCTTCCTTTACAGCACCG from Ruminococcus sp. NK3A76 includes these protein-coding regions:
- a CDS encoding EAL domain-containing protein, with the translated sequence MEAEKRTESLYSIEYGVLHIDLENFRTIKCDEGFCALSGYSSEEIEGGLPVDALCDSDTAAAVKALAAQGNSGSDVMCFEHYMSPKNGESVAVTDFVCVNREGESRKAILYVNKPKGALIRNLDIYEITSLKVFDTIISGIPGAVAIYESDGETVKVFKASDNYYKKLGYKDVDEYNKILGNSFSKDAYKGMFGKMDECVSENKTVSGEFCVPCPDGVKRWFDARMKPFTQKDNKQYFFVIMTDITKSKEQEEEIKRQNRRFEIIAQSTNDIYYDYDIIHDTFYLPNNDNYISRYDNVVENFFSQKKFSRFLKEEDIPEIEQKIEQARTTLMSGSVEYRTIAFDDDYTWYKMSYTTVADKDGKITNVYGRISSIETEQMLKRRIDSDKKLIERLTERDYITGLYNRHTFKEKAQKYIENINDKRCYAIVYSDINDFSYVNENFGYDAGNSMLNDFANVITGSEATVFACRIYSDFYTGLYVAESRDKLIKEINARNQAFAELQKIHYPASDINISSGMYFITDKSIDITIAMDNANLARRSVKGSDDVLCGIYSERMRKERLRDQSIASEVKNAMDQGMIELFLQPKFDLVTRQIIGAEALARWRNQDGSYKMPYEFIPVLERVGLIIEFDFYMYEQVLKAYVKWKNEGRRLVPISVNFSRVHSSKENFVNRVNDLADKYGVDKSLIEVEITESAFVEDVNIMIRYMSKLREYGFKIDIDDFGIGYSSLSVLLNAPVDIVKVDKVFIDNIATNLLEREYVKQICRLIATTHKEVLFEGVETEEQANFLSDIGYKMAQGWLFDKAIPVSEFEEKYIALE
- a CDS encoding MFS transporter yields the protein MLITAGSDALRGVFLPQFRSSFSLSEPQAGRIIMISYIGNLLFLSVGGTLSDRMPRKRFIGGVLCIWTAALTMYVLTENYYVLLVCMIFSMGGSTMISTSVNVVTPLMFASPAMYVSIFNFLQGIGITASQNIGGRFADSLKGWHGANAIIVALAVISFALLMTLKLPDPEQKQQKPDPAAILKTPQSVLLILICGGYFISEHGLQNWLTSYGGEHLGLTVSKSAMYLSMFYGCMTVGRLILAPFIEKIGIFRCLIITSSVGAVLYTAGIILGRQGLILLGISGAAYSVLYPLLVMLIGSFFDPSCAGTATGFILSIATLFDIGFNAFFGSLVEGVGYGKAIFVLPVASAVMAALLIILKKTVKKSAEIR
- a CDS encoding zinc ribbon domain-containing protein, which codes for MAIICKNCGAELQDGTKFCGGCGAKVEEAPAAAAPVFCPSCGKELSPTAKFCNGCGTRVAAAPAPAPAPVPMPAPEPVIEQTQPVFEQPKPAFTEPPIQQPAFNPNPVPQAAYDQNPIPNGVPIQGAEKKGSMVAPIILIILILAVIAVDIFVLFPDKIFGSKDDDDESSSSKSSKSDDDEDDDEDEDDEDDDDDDAEENVAYVLDGRVILK
- a CDS encoding zinc ribbon domain-containing protein, which produces MAKFCTSCGAQLDDNATFCTSCGAQLGSAPSAAPQGGAAPQGNAGASFQNAAAQAGGAVKEGFNKAKESLSMENIKNLKTNPNKTTLIVLGGIVIVAIIVIIVLFNLIFAHPYKGAIDNYFKAITKGDGDLYKKTVPECRIEYLEDNDDDFDADDYFSDLAEDMQDSLEDDYGDGAKITYDIKKEKKLSDKKVDDIEDDLKDRYDAKGVSVTAAYEVKIKAKIKGDDDEDTKTLTFTCAKVDGQWCIVDTEI